From one Culex quinquefasciatus strain JHB chromosome 3, VPISU_Cqui_1.0_pri_paternal, whole genome shotgun sequence genomic stretch:
- the LOC6047012 gene encoding rhodanese domain-containing protein CG4456, whose amino-acid sequence MSIATYEEVLDLPNHPEKLLVDVRNPDEREKTGKIPTSINIPLPTLEETLKLSADEFKAKYGRDKPELGTEMIFHCGKGGRAQKAADAATALGFEKARNYKGSWSEWSTKQGLN is encoded by the exons ATGTCGATCGCCACCTACGAGGAAGTCCTGGACCTGCCCAACCACCCGGAGAAGCTGCTCGTGGACGTCCGAAACCCGGACGAGCgcgagaaaaccgggaaaatcccaaccagcatcaacattccat TGCCAACGCTGGAGGAAACTTTAAAGTTGTCGGCCGACGAGTTCAAGGCAAAGTATGGACGCGACAAGCCGGAACTTGGGACGGAGATGATTTTCCACTGTGGTAAAGGGGGACGCGCGCAGAAGGCCGCGGATGCGGCCACAGCTCTTGGATTTGAAAA ggcAAGAAATTACAAAGGATCTTGGAGCGAGTGGTCAACTAAGCAAGGATTAAACTAA